A DNA window from Mycolicibacter hiberniae contains the following coding sequences:
- the purB gene encoding adenylosuccinate lyase codes for MSIPNVLATRYASTAMTEIWSPQAKIVAERRLWLAVLRAQSELGVAVPAEAIADYEAVIGDVDLASIADRERVTRHDVKARIEEFNALAGHEHIHKGMTSRDLTENVEQLQILQSLQLVHEHGVAVAARLVRHALAYRDLVMAGRSHNVAAQATTLGKRFASAAEEMLLALQRVGELIDRYPLRGIKGPMGTAQDMLDLFDGDTAKLSELERRVAAFLGFSTVLTSVGQVYPRSLDHDVVSALVQLGAGPSSLAQTIRLMAGHELVTEGFAPGQVGSSAMPHKMNTRSCERVNGLQVVLRGYASMAAELAGAQWNEGDVFCSVVRRVALPDAFFAVDGQTETFLTVLDEFGAYPAVITRELDRYLPFLATTKVLIAAVRAGVGREAAHEVIKEHAVAVALGMRERGAEPDLLDRLAADERLPLDRAALEEAVADRQAFTGAAADQVDRVAAEVAELVERYPGAAAYQPGAIL; via the coding sequence GTGAGCATCCCCAATGTGCTGGCCACCCGTTACGCCAGCACCGCGATGACAGAGATCTGGTCGCCGCAGGCCAAAATCGTTGCCGAACGGCGGCTGTGGCTGGCGGTGTTGCGTGCGCAGTCCGAGCTCGGCGTGGCGGTCCCGGCCGAGGCGATCGCCGACTACGAGGCCGTGATCGGCGACGTGGATCTGGCATCGATCGCCGATCGCGAGCGGGTGACGCGCCATGACGTCAAGGCCCGCATCGAGGAGTTCAACGCGCTGGCCGGCCACGAGCACATCCACAAAGGCATGACCAGCCGGGACCTGACCGAAAACGTCGAGCAGCTGCAGATCCTCCAGTCCCTGCAACTGGTGCACGAGCACGGGGTCGCCGTCGCGGCCCGCCTGGTCAGGCATGCGCTGGCCTACCGCGACCTGGTGATGGCCGGGCGCAGCCACAATGTCGCCGCGCAGGCCACCACGCTGGGCAAGCGGTTCGCCTCAGCGGCCGAGGAGATGCTGCTCGCGCTGCAGCGGGTAGGTGAGTTGATCGACCGCTACCCGTTGCGCGGCATCAAGGGGCCGATGGGCACCGCACAGGACATGCTGGACCTGTTCGACGGCGACACCGCCAAGCTCAGCGAGCTGGAGCGCCGAGTCGCCGCCTTCCTCGGGTTCTCCACGGTGCTGACCAGCGTCGGACAGGTCTACCCACGCTCGCTGGACCACGACGTGGTCTCGGCCCTGGTGCAACTGGGTGCCGGCCCCTCATCGCTGGCCCAGACGATTCGCCTGATGGCCGGCCACGAACTGGTCACCGAAGGATTTGCGCCCGGCCAGGTGGGGTCCTCGGCGATGCCGCACAAGATGAACACGCGCAGCTGCGAGCGGGTCAACGGCCTGCAGGTGGTGTTGCGCGGCTACGCCTCGATGGCTGCCGAGCTGGCCGGCGCGCAATGGAACGAGGGTGACGTCTTCTGTTCGGTGGTGCGCCGCGTCGCGCTGCCGGATGCCTTCTTCGCCGTCGACGGGCAGACCGAGACGTTCTTGACCGTGCTCGACGAGTTCGGGGCGTACCCGGCAGTGATCACCCGCGAACTGGACCGCTACCTGCCCTTCCTGGCCACCACCAAGGTGCTCATCGCGGCGGTGCGCGCCGGCGTGGGCCGCGAAGCCGCCCACGAGGTCATCAAAGAACACGCGGTCGCGGTAGCGCTGGGGATGCGAGAACGTGGCGCCGAACCGGACTTGCTGGACCGGCTTGCCGCCGACGAGCGGCTGCCGCTGGACCGCGCGGCCCTGGAGGAGGCGGTCGCCGACCGGCAGGCATTCACCGGGGCCGCCGCCGACCAGGTCGATCGGGTGGCCGCCGAAGTCGCCGAACTGGTCGAGCGTTACCCGGGTGCTGCCGCCTACCAGCCGGGCGCGATTCTCTGA
- the pntB gene encoding Re/Si-specific NAD(P)(+) transhydrogenase subunit beta codes for MFSVETAASAAYIVAALLFILALAGLSKHETSKAGNSFGILGMAVALAATITLAVHHGIPSVGLALLIGATVVGAAIGLWRARVVEMTGMPELIALLHSFVGLAAVLVGWNGYLHVEAARNGPDAQELAASGLLGIHSAEVFIGVFIGAVTFTGSIVANLKLSGRMKSNPLMLPGKNFLNVGALVGFVALTVWFVYEPQLWLLIAVTVLALALGWHLVASIGGGDMPVVVSMLNSYSGWAAAASGFLLSNDLLIITGALVGSSGAYLSYIMCKAMNRSFISVIAGGFGIEAGPAEDKDYGEHREITAEGVAELLSGAESVIITPGYGMAVAQAQYGVAELTRKLRDRGVNVRFGIHPVAGRLPGHMNVLLAEAKVPYDIVLEMDEINDDFGDTSVVLVIGANDTVNPAAAEDPSSPIAGMPVLTVWEADNVIVFKRSMASGYAGVQNPLFFRQNSAMLFGDAKDRVEDILHAL; via the coding sequence ATGTTTTCAGTTGAGACCGCCGCCTCGGCGGCGTACATCGTCGCGGCCCTGCTGTTCATCCTGGCCCTGGCCGGGTTGAGCAAGCACGAGACGTCCAAGGCCGGCAACAGCTTCGGCATCCTGGGGATGGCGGTTGCGTTGGCCGCGACCATCACCTTGGCGGTGCACCACGGCATCCCCTCGGTGGGCCTGGCGCTGTTGATCGGCGCGACCGTGGTGGGCGCGGCGATCGGACTGTGGCGGGCCAGGGTCGTCGAGATGACCGGCATGCCCGAGCTGATCGCGCTGCTGCACTCGTTCGTCGGTTTGGCCGCCGTGCTGGTCGGCTGGAACGGCTACCTGCACGTCGAGGCGGCAAGGAACGGGCCGGACGCCCAGGAGCTGGCGGCGTCGGGCTTGCTGGGCATTCACTCGGCCGAGGTCTTCATCGGGGTGTTCATCGGTGCGGTCACCTTCACCGGCTCGATCGTGGCCAACCTCAAACTGTCGGGGCGGATGAAGTCCAACCCGCTGATGCTGCCGGGCAAGAACTTCCTCAACGTCGGCGCCCTGGTCGGGTTCGTCGCGCTGACGGTGTGGTTCGTCTACGAGCCGCAGCTGTGGCTGCTGATCGCCGTGACGGTGCTGGCGCTGGCGCTGGGCTGGCACCTGGTGGCCTCTATCGGCGGCGGGGACATGCCGGTGGTCGTCTCGATGCTCAACAGCTACTCCGGTTGGGCGGCTGCGGCGTCGGGCTTCCTGCTCTCCAACGACCTGCTGATCATCACCGGCGCGTTGGTCGGCTCCTCGGGTGCCTATCTCTCCTACATCATGTGCAAGGCGATGAACCGCTCGTTCATCTCGGTGATCGCCGGCGGCTTCGGGATCGAAGCCGGCCCGGCCGAGGACAAGGACTACGGCGAGCACCGGGAGATCACCGCGGAGGGAGTGGCCGAACTGCTGAGCGGCGCCGAGTCGGTGATCATCACCCCCGGCTACGGTATGGCCGTCGCGCAGGCCCAGTACGGAGTGGCCGAGCTGACCCGCAAGCTGCGGGACCGCGGGGTCAACGTGCGCTTCGGCATTCACCCGGTCGCCGGCCGGCTGCCCGGACACATGAACGTCCTGCTGGCCGAGGCCAAGGTGCCCTACGACATCGTGCTGGAGATGGACGAGATCAACGACGACTTCGGCGACACCTCCGTGGTGCTGGTGATCGGCGCCAACGACACCGTCAACCCGGCCGCCGCCGAAGACCCGTCGAGCCCTATCGCGGGCATGCCGGTGCTCACCGTGTGGGAAGCCGACAACGTGATCGTCTTCAAGCGCTCCATGGCTTCGGGCTACGCGGGTGTGCAGAACCCGCTGTTCTTCCGGCAGAACTCCGCCATGTTGTTCGGCGACGCCAAGGACCGGGTCGAGGACATCCTGCACGCGCTGTAG
- a CDS encoding Re/Si-specific NAD(P)(+) transhydrogenase subunit alpha, translating to MNIGVLSEAQPGETRVSATPTTVAALTKLGYDVVVDSGAGEASSFSDAAYIEAGATIGDARSADIVFGVNAPSAEQLDGMKPGATLVSLLAPALNPDRVEDLARRPITALSMDAVPRISRAQSLDVLSSMANIAGYRAVIEAAHVFGRFFTGQVTAAGKVPPAKVLVVGAGVAGLAAIGAAGSLGAIVRATDPRPEVADQVRSLGGEYLSIESTETEVSATGYAKEMSDDYKAREAQLYADQCADVDIIVTTALIPGKPAPRIITADMVASMKPGSVIVDMAAANGGNVEGTVKDQAIVTANGVTIIGYTDLAGRLPAQASQLYGTNLVNLMKLMTPGKDGQLVLDFDDVVQRSMTVVRDGESTWPPPPVQVSAAPAKAAEAPAPAQAAKEPMSAGRRLRLVVGAAAVLFTLVALAPAALQVHLTVFALAIVIGYYVIGHVHHALHTPLMSVTNAISGIIVVGALLQIGHEDPVITSLAAAAILLASINIFGGFAVTRRMLAMFSRS from the coding sequence ATGAATATCGGTGTCCTATCCGAGGCGCAGCCCGGTGAGACGCGTGTGTCGGCGACGCCGACGACGGTCGCTGCACTGACCAAGCTCGGTTATGACGTCGTGGTGGATTCCGGTGCCGGTGAAGCGTCGTCATTTTCCGATGCGGCCTACATCGAAGCCGGCGCCACCATCGGCGATGCGCGCAGCGCAGACATCGTTTTCGGCGTCAACGCCCCGTCTGCCGAGCAGCTCGACGGGATGAAGCCGGGCGCGACCCTGGTCAGCCTGCTCGCACCGGCGCTGAACCCCGACCGGGTCGAGGATCTGGCTCGCCGGCCCATCACCGCCCTGTCGATGGACGCCGTGCCCCGGATCTCGCGCGCGCAGTCGCTGGACGTGCTGAGCTCGATGGCCAACATCGCCGGCTACCGCGCCGTGATCGAGGCTGCCCACGTCTTCGGCCGGTTCTTCACCGGTCAGGTGACCGCGGCAGGCAAGGTGCCGCCGGCCAAGGTGCTGGTGGTGGGCGCCGGAGTGGCGGGCCTGGCCGCGATCGGCGCCGCCGGCAGCCTGGGCGCGATCGTGCGGGCCACCGACCCACGCCCGGAGGTAGCCGACCAGGTTCGCTCGCTCGGCGGTGAGTACCTGTCGATCGAGTCGACTGAGACCGAGGTGTCGGCCACCGGCTATGCCAAGGAGATGAGCGACGACTACAAGGCCCGCGAGGCACAGCTCTACGCCGACCAGTGCGCCGACGTCGACATCATCGTCACCACGGCGCTCATCCCGGGTAAGCCCGCCCCGCGGATCATCACCGCCGACATGGTGGCGTCGATGAAGCCGGGCAGCGTGATCGTCGACATGGCCGCGGCCAACGGCGGCAACGTGGAGGGCACCGTCAAGGACCAGGCGATCGTCACCGCCAACGGCGTGACGATCATCGGCTACACCGACTTGGCCGGCCGGTTGCCCGCGCAGGCGTCGCAGCTCTACGGCACCAACCTGGTCAACCTGATGAAGCTGATGACCCCCGGCAAGGACGGCCAGCTGGTGCTGGACTTCGACGACGTGGTGCAGCGGTCGATGACCGTCGTGCGCGACGGCGAGTCGACCTGGCCGCCGCCACCGGTTCAGGTCTCGGCCGCACCGGCCAAGGCCGCCGAAGCCCCGGCGCCCGCCCAGGCGGCCAAGGAGCCGATGTCGGCGGGCCGTCGGCTGCGCCTGGTGGTGGGCGCTGCGGCGGTGCTGTTCACGCTGGTCGCCCTGGCGCCCGCGGCGCTGCAGGTGCATTTGACCGTCTTCGCGCTGGCGATCGTGATCGGCTACTACGTCATCGGGCACGTGCACCACGCGCTGCACACCCCGCTGATGTCGGTGACGAATGCGATCTCGGGAATCATCGTGGTGGGAGCGCTGCTGCAAATCGGCCACGAAGACCCGGTCATCACGAGTTTGGCCGCCGCGGCGATCCTGCTGGCCAGCATCAATATCTTCGGTGGTTTTGCGGTGACCCGCCGCATGCTCGCCATGTTCTCTCGCAGCTAG
- a CDS encoding TetR/AcrR family transcriptional regulator: MTAVTPKGERRRYALISAAAELLREGGFDAVRHRAVARRAGLPLASTTYYFSSLDDLIAHAVEHIGMLELAQLRARITDLSRRRRSAETTADILVELLVGHDGDGQIDEQLISRYERYIVCSRHPALRDIQRRILHQRSEAVTEAVERSGRIARVEMAYALVCMVDGAVMAALVDDLQGPRAAARAAVIDVIDVLVPLDQRAVSA, encoded by the coding sequence ATGACAGCAGTGACGCCCAAGGGTGAACGGCGACGGTACGCGCTGATCAGCGCCGCCGCCGAGCTGCTGCGCGAAGGTGGATTCGATGCGGTACGCCACCGTGCCGTGGCGCGACGGGCCGGTCTGCCGCTGGCATCGACGACGTACTACTTCTCCTCGCTCGACGACCTGATCGCCCACGCGGTGGAACACATCGGGATGTTGGAACTCGCCCAACTGCGCGCCCGGATCACCGACCTGTCCCGGCGCCGGCGCAGCGCCGAAACCACCGCGGACATCCTTGTGGAGTTGCTGGTCGGTCACGACGGGGACGGGCAGATCGACGAGCAACTGATCTCCCGCTACGAGCGCTACATCGTGTGCTCGCGGCACCCGGCGCTTCGCGACATTCAGCGACGCATCCTGCATCAACGCTCCGAGGCGGTCACCGAAGCTGTCGAACGATCCGGCCGGATCGCGCGGGTCGAGATGGCGTATGCCCTGGTCTGCATGGTCGACGGCGCGGTGATGGCGGCGCTGGTCGATGACCTCCAGGGGCCGCGGGCGGCCGCCCGAGCTGCCGTCATCGACGTCATCGACGTGCTGGTGCCGCTGGATCAGCGCGCGGTGTCAGCCTGA
- a CDS encoding alpha/beta hydrolase, with amino-acid sequence MPELNRRAVLRMAATMGTAGALGASSLLQPRTWAAPLQTAPTMVRGSFTSAARGGVTTNWAIARPPGQTGALRPLIALHGKGSDTETVMAGGVEQGLAQAVDAGLPPFAVVAVDGGGSYWHRRASGEDSGAMVTDELLPLLAEQGLDTSRVGFIGWSMGGYGALLLGGRLGPRRTAAICAVSPALWLSPGASAPGAFDGAADFAANSVFGMPALGSIPIRVDCGNDDPFYAATQAFIAQLPNPPAGGFSPGGHDGSYWSSQLPAELTWLAPLLAA; translated from the coding sequence ATGCCGGAGTTGAACCGACGCGCGGTGCTACGCATGGCGGCCACGATGGGCACGGCGGGCGCGCTGGGCGCGAGCTCGCTGCTGCAGCCACGGACATGGGCCGCCCCGCTGCAGACCGCACCGACGATGGTCCGGGGTTCGTTCACCTCGGCGGCGCGCGGTGGGGTCACCACCAACTGGGCGATCGCCCGGCCGCCCGGTCAGACCGGCGCGCTGCGTCCGCTGATCGCTCTGCACGGCAAGGGAAGTGACACGGAAACCGTGATGGCCGGCGGCGTCGAGCAAGGGCTGGCACAAGCAGTCGATGCGGGGCTCCCCCCGTTCGCAGTGGTGGCCGTCGACGGCGGCGGAAGCTACTGGCATCGCCGCGCGTCCGGGGAGGACTCCGGGGCGATGGTCACCGACGAGTTGTTACCGTTGCTGGCCGAGCAGGGCTTAGACACCTCCCGGGTGGGTTTCATCGGCTGGTCGATGGGCGGGTACGGCGCCTTGTTGCTGGGCGGCCGACTCGGCCCGCGCCGGACCGCGGCCATTTGCGCGGTCAGCCCCGCGCTGTGGCTGTCGCCCGGGGCCAGCGCCCCGGGCGCGTTCGACGGGGCAGCCGACTTCGCCGCGAACTCGGTGTTCGGCATGCCGGCGTTGGGTTCGATCCCGATCCGGGTGGACTGCGGCAACGACGACCCGTTCTACGCGGCCACCCAGGCATTCATCGCCCAGCTGCCCAACCCGCCGGCCGGGGGTTTCTCCCCCGGCGGCCACGACGGGTCTTACTGGAGTTCGCAGTTGCCCGCCGAATTGACCTGGCTGGCACCGCTGCTGGCCGCCTAG
- the purD gene encoding phosphoribosylamine--glycine ligase, giving the protein MRVLVIGSGAREHALLLALRKDPQVDHLVIAPGNAGTAAVAEQRDIDITSGSAVTALAREVEADLVVIGPEVPLVLGVADAVRAAGIACFGPSQDAARIEGSKAFAKDVMAAAGVRTARSEIVDSPADLDAALSRFGPDAGEAAWVVKDDGLAAGKGVVVTADRAAARAHAAGLLDSGHPVLLESFLDGPELSLFCIVDGATVVPLLPAQDFKRVGDGDSGPNTGGMGAYAPLSWLSPQAADAIVSGIVEPVAAELLRRGSRFTGLLYAGLAMTSTGPAVVEFNCRFGDPETQAVLALLESPLGQLLRAAATGGLSEFGALRWRDAAAVTVVLAAENYPGRPRVGDVIVGAEGDGVLHAGTARREDGAVVSSGGRVLSVVGVGADLSAARAEAYRILNSIRLPGSHFRSDIGAAAAQGAIQI; this is encoded by the coding sequence ATGCGCGTCCTGGTGATCGGTTCCGGTGCCCGGGAACATGCGTTACTCCTCGCGCTGCGCAAGGACCCCCAGGTCGATCACCTGGTGATCGCTCCCGGCAACGCCGGTACCGCGGCGGTGGCCGAGCAGCGCGACATCGACATCACCTCCGGGTCGGCGGTCACCGCCTTGGCACGCGAGGTCGAGGCAGACCTGGTGGTCATCGGACCGGAAGTGCCGCTGGTCCTGGGCGTCGCGGACGCGGTACGTGCCGCAGGAATCGCGTGCTTTGGGCCGTCGCAGGACGCCGCTCGCATCGAGGGTTCCAAGGCGTTCGCCAAGGACGTGATGGCCGCCGCCGGGGTACGCACCGCTCGATCGGAGATCGTCGACAGCCCCGCTGACCTCGACGCCGCCCTGAGCCGGTTCGGCCCCGACGCCGGGGAGGCGGCCTGGGTGGTCAAAGACGACGGCCTGGCCGCGGGCAAAGGCGTGGTGGTGACGGCGGATCGGGCGGCCGCCCGGGCCCATGCCGCCGGCCTGCTCGACAGCGGCCATCCGGTGCTGTTGGAGTCCTTCTTGGACGGGCCCGAACTGTCGTTGTTCTGCATCGTCGACGGTGCCACCGTGGTGCCGTTGCTGCCGGCGCAGGACTTCAAGCGTGTCGGCGACGGCGACAGCGGACCCAACACCGGCGGCATGGGCGCCTACGCCCCGCTGTCGTGGTTGTCTCCGCAGGCCGCCGACGCGATCGTCTCTGGCATTGTCGAACCCGTCGCGGCCGAACTGCTGCGGCGGGGCAGCCGATTCACCGGGCTGCTCTATGCCGGTCTGGCGATGACCTCGACCGGGCCGGCGGTGGTCGAATTCAATTGCCGCTTCGGCGATCCCGAGACGCAGGCGGTGCTGGCGCTGCTGGAGTCGCCACTCGGGCAGTTGTTGCGCGCCGCTGCCACCGGCGGACTGAGCGAGTTCGGCGCGTTGCGCTGGCGCGATGCCGCGGCGGTGACGGTGGTGCTGGCTGCGGAGAACTACCCCGGGCGGCCGCGCGTCGGCGACGTGATCGTGGGGGCCGAGGGCGACGGAGTGTTGCACGCCGGTACCGCCCGCCGCGAGGACGGCGCGGTGGTGTCGTCTGGGGGGCGCGTGCTCTCGGTCGTGGGCGTCGGAGCCGATCTGAGTGCCGCACGTGCCGAGGCCTATCGCATCCTCAATTCAATCCGCCTGCCGGGGAGTCACTTTCGCAGTGACATCGGCGCAGCTGCCGCGCAGGGCGCGATACAGATCTGA